In a single window of the Pandoraea pulmonicola genome:
- a CDS encoding HutD family protein has protein sequence MKHQLLGPADFLKMPWKNGQGVTTELAVARRAGEDGFDWRISTATVAAPGPFSVFPGIDRSLAIVRGGTLALEVEGRPGVTLGTHTPPYAFGGELAVSSTPVLEIEGVPIDDFNVMTRRDGWQHTLAQHRLEGQPLPWVLPAQSDAVAFLYCTHGEVKVTAGDGHRMNVPAGHGLRIDPEGSLASCELRASGNVADVFLTTMLRR, from the coding sequence ATGAAACATCAACTGCTCGGCCCGGCCGATTTTCTGAAAATGCCGTGGAAGAACGGTCAGGGCGTTACCACCGAGTTGGCCGTCGCCCGCCGCGCCGGCGAGGACGGCTTCGACTGGCGCATCAGCACCGCCACCGTGGCGGCACCAGGGCCGTTCTCCGTGTTCCCGGGAATCGACCGATCGCTCGCGATCGTGCGCGGCGGCACGCTTGCCCTCGAGGTCGAGGGACGTCCGGGCGTCACGCTCGGCACGCACACGCCACCCTATGCGTTCGGCGGCGAACTGGCAGTCAGCAGTACCCCGGTGCTTGAAATCGAAGGCGTGCCCATCGACGATTTCAACGTCATGACCCGGCGCGACGGCTGGCAGCACACGCTCGCGCAGCACCGCCTTGAAGGGCAGCCGCTGCCGTGGGTGCTGCCTGCGCAGTCGGACGCCGTCGCATTTCTCTACTGCACGCATGGTGAAGTGAAAGTGACGGCGGGCGATGGCCATCGCATGAACGTGCCGGCCGGGCATGGACTTCGTATCGATCCCGAAGGCAGCTTGGCGTCTTGCGAGTTGCGTGCCAGCGGGAACGTGGCGGACGTCTTCCTTACGACGATGTTGCGCCGTTAG
- a CDS encoding glutamate-5-semialdehyde dehydrogenase — protein MDIKAYMQSLGQRAREASRAMARADTAAKNRALLAIADAIERDGAKLQEVNRRDLERARANGQDAAFIDRLTLSDKALRTMVEGLRQIAGLSDPIGEIGNVRVRPSGIQVGQMRVPLGVIGIIYESRPNVTIDAAALCLKSGNATILRGGSEAIESNTALASLIAEALAASDLPGDAVQVVSTPDRAAVGELITMTDYVDVIVPRGGKSLIARLMQDARVPMIKHLDGICHVYVDGRADPAKALAICENAKTHRYGTCNTMETLLVDQQAVGQLPAIARMFQGKQVELRGCERTVAVLAEAGVTGVVAATEGDWSTEYLAPVLAIRIVDGLAAAIEHINRYGSHHTDAIVSEDYSAAMQFLREVDSASVMINASTRFADGFEFGLGAEIGISNDKLHARGPVGLEGLTSLKYVVFGHGEVRK, from the coding sequence ATGGATATCAAAGCCTACATGCAATCACTGGGCCAGCGTGCCCGTGAAGCTTCGCGCGCGATGGCGCGCGCCGACACCGCAGCCAAGAACCGGGCCCTGCTTGCCATTGCCGACGCGATCGAGCGCGACGGCGCGAAGTTGCAGGAAGTGAACCGCCGCGATCTGGAGCGCGCTCGCGCCAACGGTCAGGATGCCGCTTTCATCGACCGTCTGACGCTATCCGACAAAGCACTGCGCACGATGGTGGAAGGCCTGCGCCAGATCGCCGGCCTGTCCGATCCCATCGGCGAGATCGGCAATGTGCGTGTGCGGCCGAGCGGTATCCAGGTGGGTCAGATGCGAGTGCCGCTGGGCGTCATCGGCATCATCTACGAGTCGCGTCCGAACGTCACCATCGACGCTGCGGCGCTGTGCCTGAAGTCCGGCAACGCGACCATCCTGCGCGGCGGTTCGGAAGCCATCGAAAGCAACACGGCGCTTGCCTCCCTCATCGCCGAAGCGCTGGCGGCCAGTGACCTGCCGGGCGATGCGGTGCAGGTCGTAAGCACGCCCGATCGCGCGGCGGTCGGCGAACTCATCACGATGACGGACTACGTCGACGTGATCGTGCCGCGCGGCGGCAAGAGTCTGATTGCGCGTCTGATGCAGGACGCCCGCGTGCCGATGATCAAGCATCTCGACGGCATCTGCCATGTTTACGTCGACGGTCGTGCCGACCCGGCGAAGGCGCTGGCGATCTGCGAGAACGCCAAGACGCATCGCTACGGCACCTGCAACACGATGGAGACACTGCTCGTCGACCAGCAGGCCGTCGGTCAGTTGCCTGCCATTGCGCGCATGTTCCAGGGCAAACAGGTCGAGTTGCGCGGTTGTGAGCGCACGGTAGCGGTGCTGGCCGAGGCCGGCGTGACCGGCGTCGTGGCCGCAACGGAAGGCGACTGGTCGACCGAATATCTGGCGCCGGTGCTGGCGATCAGAATCGTCGACGGTCTGGCCGCGGCCATCGAACACATCAATCGCTATGGTTCGCATCACACCGATGCCATCGTCAGCGAGGACTACAGCGCTGCGATGCAATTCCTGCGCGAAGTCGATTCGGCCAGCGTGATGATCAACGCGAGCACGCGCTTTGCCGATGGTTTCGAGTTCGGTCTGGGCGCCGAGATCGGCATCTCGAACGACAAGCTGCATGCTCGCGGCCCGGTGGGGCTCGAAGGCCTCACGAGCCTGAAGTACGTCGTGTTCGGACACGGCGAAGTTCGCAAGTAA
- the holA gene encoding DNA polymerase III subunit delta: MQLRPDALDAHLAKTLSPIYTIHGDESLLVQEAVDRVRAAARAGGFTERDVLSVERSFDWGALANAGQSMSLFGDRKLIELRIPGGKPGKDGGAALKAHADAASGDVLTIVTLPRLDATATKSEWFAALDRAGVTVKVDPVDRNRLPDWVAQRLAAQGQRIEAGEPGRRVLQFIADRVEGNLLAAHQEIQKLGLLYPEGVLTFDQVQDAVLNVARYDVFKLSEAVLAGDAARLVRMLDGLRGEGEAAPLVLWALTEEVRTLAKITRGMAAGKPLAMLLREYRVWGPRERLMEQAANRVNPILLAQALQLAARLDRQVKGLRAEGLPGDPWDGMLQLGLLLVGERPPMARSERAARPVHA; encoded by the coding sequence ATGCAACTGCGTCCCGACGCGCTCGATGCGCACCTCGCCAAGACCCTCTCGCCGATCTACACGATCCACGGCGACGAGAGCCTGCTCGTGCAGGAGGCGGTGGATCGCGTGCGCGCGGCGGCGCGTGCGGGCGGCTTTACCGAGCGCGACGTGCTCAGCGTCGAACGCAGCTTCGACTGGGGCGCGCTCGCGAACGCGGGGCAGTCGATGTCGCTGTTCGGCGACCGCAAGCTCATCGAATTGCGTATTCCTGGCGGCAAGCCCGGCAAGGATGGCGGGGCGGCGCTCAAGGCGCATGCCGACGCCGCCAGCGGCGACGTGCTGACCATCGTCACGCTGCCGCGCCTCGACGCCACGGCGACCAAGTCCGAATGGTTCGCGGCGCTCGACCGCGCGGGCGTCACCGTCAAGGTCGACCCGGTCGATCGCAACCGTCTGCCCGACTGGGTCGCACAACGTCTCGCCGCACAGGGACAACGCATCGAGGCAGGCGAACCGGGCCGCCGCGTGTTGCAGTTCATCGCCGATCGCGTGGAAGGCAACCTGCTCGCGGCGCATCAGGAAATTCAGAAGCTCGGACTGTTGTATCCGGAGGGCGTTCTCACGTTCGACCAGGTGCAGGATGCCGTGCTCAACGTGGCGCGTTACGACGTCTTCAAGCTCAGCGAAGCGGTGCTGGCCGGCGATGCCGCACGTCTCGTGCGGATGCTCGACGGGCTGCGCGGCGAGGGCGAAGCGGCGCCGCTCGTGTTGTGGGCGCTGACCGAGGAAGTTCGCACGCTGGCCAAGATCACGCGCGGGATGGCCGCCGGTAAACCGCTGGCGATGCTGCTGCGCGAGTATCGCGTGTGGGGGCCGCGTGAGCGATTGATGGAGCAGGCCGCGAATCGCGTCAATCCGATCCTGCTCGCTCAGGCGTTGCAACTTGCCGCACGGCTGGATCGGCAAGTCAAGGGACTGCGTGCCGAGGGCCTGCCGGGCGATCCATGGGACGGTATGCTGCAACTCGGCCTGCTGCTCGTGGGCGAGCGACCGCCGATGGCGCGCTCCGAGCGTGCAGCTCGCCCAGTGCACGCGTAG
- the lptE gene encoding LPS assembly lipoprotein LptE codes for MTRRIFGWIALLGCALALSACGFQLRGASEYAFKRLYISGGGQMVTDISRYIRYGSKGTVVVPEPKDADARLEILSATSSRAAVSLDANGQAREYEMRNVYTFQLVTPDGTPIIPASTIRLTRNLPYSDSESTARDTEAALLSRDMQKDAVDQIIRRMEAVKSMPEKKPEL; via the coding sequence ATGACGCGCAGGATCTTCGGCTGGATTGCGCTGCTGGGCTGCGCGCTTGCGCTGTCCGCATGCGGCTTCCAGTTGCGGGGCGCGAGCGAGTACGCGTTCAAGCGGCTGTATATCTCGGGCGGCGGCCAGATGGTGACCGACATTTCGCGCTATATCCGCTACGGCAGCAAGGGCACGGTCGTCGTGCCCGAGCCCAAGGACGCGGATGCGCGTCTCGAGATTCTGAGTGCCACATCTTCACGTGCGGCGGTGAGTCTCGATGCGAACGGCCAGGCGCGCGAGTACGAGATGCGCAATGTCTACACCTTTCAGCTAGTGACGCCGGACGGGACGCCCATCATTCCGGCGAGCACTATCCGTCTCACGCGCAACCTGCCGTACAGCGACAGCGAGTCCACCGCACGTGACACGGAAGCCGCGTTGCTTAGCCGTGACATGCAGAAGGATGCCGTCGACCAGATCATTCGCCGCATGGAAGCCGTGAAGTCCATGCCGGAGAAGAAGCCGGAACTGTAA
- the leuS gene encoding leucine--tRNA ligase, whose amino-acid sequence MQEKYVPADVEASAQSHWQAIDAYKTTERADKQKFYCVSMLPYPSGKLHMGHVRNYTINDVMYRQMRMRGYNVLMPMGWDAFGMPAENAAMANGVPPAKWTYDNIAYMKKQMQAMGLAIDWSREVATCKPEYYRWNQWLFLKMLEKGIAYLKTGTVNWDPIDQTVLANEQVIDGRGWRSGALVEKREIPMYYMRITEYADELLGDLDELGWPERVKVMQQNWIGKSFGVNFGFPYELDGERKLLRVFTTRADTIMGVTFCAIAAEHPLAARLAADRPDLQAFITECKQGGVAEADIATMEKKGMPTGFFVTHPLTGDKVEVWIGNYVLMGYGEGAVMGVPAHDERDFAFARKYGLPIRQVVAVPGETYSTEAWQAWYGDKETGSLVNSGKYDGLNFSAAVEAIAADLKARGVGDKQVTFRLRDWGISRQRYWGTPIPIIHCESCGAVPVPEKDLPVVLPEDLVPDGTGNPLAKSEAFLKCDCPKCGKPARRETDTMDTFVDSSWYFSRYACPDADKMVDERTDYWMPMDQYIGGIEHAILHLLYSRFWTKVMRDLGLLSFKEPAQNLLTQGMVLNETYFREDASGKKTWFNPLDVQVQFDDKGRPVAATAKADGAPVALGGIEKMSKSKNNGVDPQSLIDQYGADTARLFVMFAAPPEQQLEWSGAGVEGASRFLRRLWGFGQSHAALLRQADVAIDAANPAAQALRREIHSVLKQANYDYQRVQYNTVVSAAMKMLNAIESDKGTAGAGALRECYGILLRVLYPVVPHITHGLWVELGYAAQFGDLLDAAWPEVDEAALVQDEIELVLQVAGKVRGAIRVAKDASREAIEQAALAHEMTTKFGEGKPVKKVIVVPGRLVNVVV is encoded by the coding sequence ATGCAAGAAAAATACGTTCCCGCTGACGTCGAAGCCTCCGCCCAGTCTCACTGGCAGGCGATCGATGCCTACAAGACCACCGAGCGCGCGGACAAACAGAAATTCTATTGCGTCTCGATGCTGCCGTATCCGTCGGGCAAGCTGCATATGGGCCACGTGCGCAACTACACCATCAATGACGTGATGTACCGTCAGATGCGCATGCGCGGCTACAACGTGCTCATGCCGATGGGCTGGGACGCGTTCGGCATGCCGGCGGAGAACGCCGCCATGGCCAACGGTGTGCCGCCGGCCAAGTGGACGTACGACAACATCGCGTACATGAAGAAGCAGATGCAGGCGATGGGCCTGGCGATCGACTGGTCGCGTGAAGTCGCCACCTGCAAGCCGGAGTATTACCGCTGGAATCAATGGCTGTTCCTGAAGATGCTCGAGAAGGGCATCGCCTACCTCAAGACGGGCACGGTGAACTGGGATCCGATCGATCAGACCGTGCTCGCGAACGAGCAGGTGATCGACGGCCGCGGCTGGCGCTCGGGCGCGCTTGTCGAGAAGCGTGAAATCCCGATGTACTACATGCGCATCACCGAATATGCCGACGAATTGCTCGGTGATCTGGACGAGCTCGGCTGGCCCGAGCGCGTCAAGGTGATGCAGCAGAACTGGATCGGCAAGAGCTTCGGCGTGAACTTCGGCTTCCCGTACGAACTCGACGGCGAGCGCAAGCTGCTGCGCGTGTTTACCACGCGCGCCGACACGATCATGGGCGTGACGTTTTGCGCGATCGCGGCCGAGCATCCGCTTGCCGCGCGTCTGGCGGCCGACCGTCCGGACCTGCAGGCGTTCATCACCGAATGCAAGCAGGGCGGCGTGGCCGAGGCCGACATCGCCACGATGGAAAAGAAGGGCATGCCCACGGGCTTCTTCGTCACGCATCCGCTCACCGGCGACAAGGTCGAGGTGTGGATCGGCAACTACGTGCTGATGGGATACGGCGAAGGCGCTGTGATGGGCGTGCCGGCACACGACGAGCGCGATTTTGCGTTCGCGCGCAAGTACGGGCTGCCGATCAGGCAGGTCGTGGCCGTGCCGGGCGAGACGTATTCCACCGAAGCCTGGCAGGCATGGTACGGCGACAAGGAGACGGGCTCGCTCGTCAACAGCGGCAAGTATGATGGCCTGAATTTCTCGGCGGCCGTCGAGGCCATCGCTGCCGATCTCAAGGCGCGGGGCGTGGGCGACAAGCAGGTCACGTTCCGCCTTCGCGACTGGGGCATTTCGCGTCAGCGTTATTGGGGCACGCCGATCCCGATCATCCATTGCGAGTCGTGCGGCGCCGTGCCGGTGCCCGAGAAAGACCTGCCGGTCGTGCTGCCCGAAGACCTCGTGCCGGACGGCACGGGCAACCCGCTGGCGAAGTCCGAGGCGTTCCTCAAGTGCGATTGCCCGAAGTGCGGCAAGCCGGCCCGTCGCGAAACGGACACGATGGACACCTTCGTGGATTCGTCGTGGTACTTCTCGCGCTACGCCTGCCCGGACGCCGACAAGATGGTCGACGAGCGTACCGATTACTGGATGCCGATGGACCAATACATCGGCGGCATCGAGCATGCGATTCTGCACCTGCTGTACTCGCGTTTCTGGACGAAGGTCATGCGCGACCTCGGATTGTTGAGCTTCAAGGAGCCTGCGCAGAATCTGCTCACGCAGGGCATGGTGCTCAACGAAACGTACTTCCGCGAGGATGCCTCGGGCAAGAAGACCTGGTTCAACCCGCTCGACGTGCAGGTGCAGTTCGACGACAAGGGTCGCCCGGTCGCCGCCACCGCGAAGGCCGACGGCGCACCGGTGGCGCTCGGTGGCATCGAGAAGATGTCGAAGTCGAAGAATAATGGCGTGGATCCGCAATCGCTGATCGATCAGTATGGCGCCGATACGGCACGTCTGTTCGTGATGTTTGCCGCGCCGCCCGAGCAGCAGCTCGAATGGTCGGGCGCCGGTGTGGAGGGCGCGAGCCGTTTCCTGCGACGTCTGTGGGGCTTCGGCCAATCTCACGCGGCGTTGCTGCGTCAGGCGGACGTCGCCATCGACGCCGCGAATCCGGCGGCTCAGGCGCTGCGCCGCGAGATTCACAGTGTGCTCAAACAAGCCAATTACGATTACCAGCGCGTGCAGTACAACACGGTGGTGTCGGCGGCGATGAAGATGCTCAACGCCATCGAGAGCGACAAGGGCACGGCCGGCGCCGGTGCGCTGCGCGAGTGCTACGGCATCCTGTTGCGCGTGCTGTATCCGGTCGTGCCGCACATCACGCATGGCCTGTGGGTGGAGCTTGGCTACGCCGCACAGTTTGGCGATCTGCTTGATGCGGCGTGGCCGGAAGTCGACGAGGCGGCGCTGGTGCAGGACGAGATCGAACTCGTGCTGCAAGTGGCGGGCAAGGTGCGTGGTGCGATCCGTGTCGCGAAGGATGCGTCGCGCGAGGCCATCGAGCAAGCGGCGCTCGCGCACGAGATGACGACCAAGTTTGGCGAAGGCAAGCCGGTGAAAAAGGTCATCGTCGTGCCGGGCCGTCTTGTGAACGTGGTGGTCTGA
- the dapB gene encoding 4-hydroxy-tetrahydrodipicolinate reductase — protein sequence MKIAIAGASGRMGRMLIETVLATDDAELVGALDREGSPALGVDAGAFLGRDTGVKITDDLDAALANAEYLIDFTRPEGTLAHLAAAERHGVKMIIGTTGLSEDDKARLAKGAERVAIVFAPNMSVGVNATFKLLEIAAKILNTGYDIEIIEAHHRHKVDAPSGTALRMGEVVAEALGRDLKACAVYGREGVTGERDPSTIGFATVRGGDIVGDHTVLFAGIGERIEITHKSSSRLSYAQGSLRAARFLAQRKTGLFDMQDVLGLR from the coding sequence ATGAAGATTGCGATTGCGGGCGCTTCCGGCCGTATGGGGCGGATGCTGATCGAGACCGTGTTGGCAACTGATGACGCCGAGCTGGTCGGGGCACTCGACCGCGAAGGCAGCCCGGCGCTCGGCGTCGATGCCGGCGCCTTTCTTGGCCGCGACACCGGTGTGAAGATCACCGACGATCTCGACGCCGCGCTTGCCAACGCCGAATACCTCATCGACTTCACTCGCCCGGAGGGCACGCTTGCACATCTGGCTGCCGCCGAAAGGCATGGCGTGAAGATGATCATCGGTACGACGGGGCTGTCGGAAGACGACAAGGCGCGTTTGGCCAAGGGCGCCGAGCGTGTGGCGATCGTATTCGCTCCAAACATGAGCGTGGGTGTGAACGCCACGTTCAAGCTGCTCGAAATCGCCGCGAAGATCCTGAACACCGGCTACGACATCGAGATCATCGAAGCGCATCACCGCCACAAGGTCGATGCGCCGTCGGGTACCGCGCTGCGCATGGGCGAAGTCGTGGCCGAAGCGCTGGGCCGCGATCTGAAGGCGTGTGCCGTCTACGGCCGCGAAGGCGTGACCGGCGAGCGCGATCCGTCCACCATCGGTTTTGCAACCGTGCGCGGTGGCGATATCGTCGGCGATCACACGGTGCTGTTCGCCGGTATCGGCGAGCGCATCGAGATCACCCACAAGTCGTCGAGCCGCCTGTCCTATGCGCAGGGTTCGTTGCGTGCCGCGCGGTTCCTCGCACAGCGCAAGACCGGCCTGTTCGATATGCAGGACGTGCTGGGCCTGCGCTGA
- a CDS encoding outer membrane protein assembly factor BamE, translating to MRRYLSLPLPVFAAAALLALAGCSTYDSMTDKVIGVVTPYRINIVQGNFVSKEAYEQLQAGMTRDQVRQLLGTPLLTDLFHANRWDYVFYFKRGNASVVQERHLKVYFDGDSLSRWEGGENLPTEYQLVREIDGQKGKTVKTEAPAPSTASAAAAEATAPSPDAAAAAPTAVSPNAGVPAATPAASSSPSGSAATTGTGLVPSPRMTSGGGLFSAPK from the coding sequence TTGCGTCGTTATCTCTCCCTTCCGCTCCCCGTCTTTGCGGCGGCAGCACTCCTGGCGCTGGCCGGTTGCTCGACGTACGACAGCATGACCGACAAGGTGATCGGCGTGGTCACGCCGTATCGCATCAACATCGTCCAGGGCAACTTCGTATCGAAAGAGGCCTACGAGCAGCTTCAGGCCGGCATGACCCGCGATCAGGTGCGTCAGTTGCTTGGCACGCCGCTGCTCACCGATCTGTTCCACGCGAACCGCTGGGATTACGTCTTCTACTTCAAGCGCGGCAACGCGTCGGTAGTGCAGGAGCGTCACCTGAAAGTGTATTTCGATGGCGATTCGCTGAGCCGCTGGGAAGGCGGCGAGAACCTGCCGACGGAATATCAACTGGTCCGGGAAATCGATGGCCAGAAGGGCAAGACCGTAAAGACGGAAGCCCCGGCGCCGTCGACGGCCAGTGCCGCCGCCGCCGAGGCCACTGCACCGTCGCCCGACGCGGCAGCGGCGGCTCCGACCGCCGTGTCGCCGAACGCCGGCGTGCCGGCGGCTACGCCCGCTGCCAGCAGCAGCCCGAGCGGCAGTGCCGCGACCACCGGCACCGGGCTTGTCCCATCGCCGCGCATGACCTCGGGTGGTGGCCTGTTCTCGGCGCCGAAGTAA
- the fur gene encoding ferric iron uptake transcriptional regulator: MPNPADLKNIGLKATLPRLKILEIFQNSKVRHLTAEDVYRHLLGENHDIGLATVYRVLTQFEQAGLLSRSNFESGKAVFELNEGQHHDHLVCLDCGRVEEFVDVEIERRQKLIAKERGFVLQEHSLAMYGNCTKDPCPHRQKN, from the coding sequence ATGCCTAATCCCGCCGATTTGAAAAATATCGGACTGAAAGCCACGCTTCCGCGCCTCAAGATTCTGGAGATCTTCCAGAACAGCAAGGTGCGTCATCTGACTGCTGAAGACGTTTACCGGCATCTGCTTGGGGAAAATCACGACATCGGTCTGGCCACGGTCTACCGTGTGCTGACGCAATTCGAGCAAGCCGGGCTATTGTCGCGCAGCAACTTTGAATCCGGCAAGGCCGTTTTCGAACTGAACGAAGGGCAACACCACGATCACCTCGTCTGCCTGGACTGCGGCCGTGTCGAAGAGTTCGTCGACGTCGAAATCGAGCGCCGCCAGAAACTGATCGCCAAGGAGCGCGGCTTCGTACTCCAGGAGCACTCGCTCGCCATGTATGGCAATTGCACCAAGGATCCGTGCCCGCATCGTCAGAAAAATTAA
- a CDS encoding Wzz/FepE/Etk N-terminal domain-containing protein, translated as MTSEKSPDAAQMDADEISLADIFAFFQKNLKVIAALAVLGAILGVGTTFVLQKQWEGKVTLQVGRAAGSPVAGPDGPLIESLQQTVGRIQLSAFRDNVASEVLPQLRGNTDELRKSVVWKALKARTIQGTAYVEIVARGTSPDEARQTLNAAAHLIQTEHAAILERARALPKQQLSVIDAAIEANTKAQEQLSKALVNSKNTDSVMALSALQSSRTERASLNESRFRAAQMLAPDQSYNTRIISDIQVDDQGPAFPRKSFFGAGGLILGVILGILIGLIRKTRSERVAS; from the coding sequence ATGACTAGCGAAAAATCGCCTGACGCCGCACAGATGGATGCCGATGAAATTTCATTGGCGGATATCTTCGCATTTTTTCAAAAGAATCTGAAAGTCATTGCCGCACTTGCAGTGCTCGGTGCGATCCTTGGCGTCGGGACGACGTTCGTCTTGCAGAAGCAATGGGAAGGCAAGGTAACGTTACAGGTCGGGCGCGCAGCAGGTTCACCGGTCGCGGGACCGGACGGGCCATTGATCGAATCACTGCAGCAAACGGTTGGGCGCATCCAACTGAGCGCCTTCAGGGACAATGTCGCATCCGAGGTACTACCTCAGTTGCGCGGTAACACGGATGAACTGCGCAAGAGCGTCGTGTGGAAGGCTCTCAAGGCGCGTACGATCCAAGGCACGGCCTACGTCGAAATCGTGGCGCGCGGAACGTCGCCGGATGAAGCACGGCAAACTCTTAACGCAGCAGCACATCTGATCCAGACCGAGCACGCTGCAATCCTGGAACGCGCCCGCGCACTCCCCAAGCAGCAGCTCAGCGTCATTGACGCCGCCATTGAGGCAAACACCAAGGCACAGGAACAGTTGAGCAAAGCCTTGGTAAATTCAAAGAACACTGATTCCGTGATGGCATTGAGCGCACTGCAAAGCAGTCGGACGGAGCGCGCCTCGCTGAACGAGAGCCGCTTCCGCGCCGCCCAAATGCTGGCGCCGGATCAATCGTACAACACCCGAATCATCAGCGACATTCAGGTCGACGACCAGGGACCCGCATTCCCGCGGAAGTCCTTCTTTGGTGCGGGTGGTCTGATACTCGGTGTTATTCTGGGCATTCTGATCGGGCTCATTCGCAAGACACGTTCAGAACGCGTGGCAAGCTAA
- the gap gene encoding type I glyceraldehyde-3-phosphate dehydrogenase, with translation MTIRVAINGYGRIGRNVLRAHYEGGKKHDIEIVAINDLGNAQTNAHLTQYDTAHGKFPGTVSVDGDFMIVNGDKIRVLANRNPAELPWGELGVDVVLECTGFFTSKEKASAHLKGGAKKVIISAPGGKDVDATIVFGVNEGVLKSTDTVISNASCTTNCLAPLVKPLHEKIGLETGLMTTVHAYTNDQVLTDVYHEDLRRARSATMSMIPTKTGAASAVGLVLPELNGKLDGYAIRVPTINVSIVDLSFVAKRDTTVDEVNAILKEAAEGPLKAIATYNTAPLVSIDFNHNPASSNFDGTLTKVSGRLVKVNSWYDNEWGFSNRMLDTTVALMSAK, from the coding sequence ATGACCATTCGCGTCGCTATCAACGGCTATGGCCGTATCGGCCGCAACGTTCTGCGTGCCCACTACGAAGGTGGCAAGAAGCACGACATCGAAATCGTCGCCATCAACGATCTCGGCAATGCGCAGACGAACGCTCACCTGACGCAATACGACACGGCCCACGGCAAGTTCCCGGGCACGGTGTCGGTCGACGGCGATTTCATGATCGTCAACGGCGACAAGATCCGCGTGCTGGCCAACCGCAATCCGGCGGAACTGCCGTGGGGCGAGCTGGGTGTGGACGTCGTGCTCGAGTGCACGGGCTTCTTCACGTCGAAGGAAAAGGCCAGTGCGCACCTGAAGGGCGGCGCCAAGAAGGTCATCATCTCGGCCCCGGGCGGCAAGGATGTGGACGCCACGATCGTGTTCGGCGTGAACGAAGGCGTGCTCAAGTCGACCGACACGGTCATCTCGAACGCTTCGTGCACCACGAACTGCCTGGCACCGCTCGTCAAGCCGCTGCACGAGAAGATCGGTCTGGAAACGGGTCTGATGACCACCGTTCACGCTTACACGAACGACCAGGTGTTGACTGACGTCTATCACGAAGACCTGCGTCGCGCCCGTTCGGCCACGATGAGCATGATCCCGACGAAGACGGGCGCGGCTTCGGCCGTCGGTCTGGTGCTGCCGGAATTGAACGGCAAGCTGGACGGCTATGCCATCCGTGTTCCGACGATCAACGTGTCGATCGTTGACCTGTCGTTCGTTGCCAAACGCGATACGACGGTGGACGAAGTCAACGCGATCCTGAAAGAAGCCGCCGAAGGTCCGCTGAAGGCCATCGCCACGTACAACACGGCGCCGCTGGTGTCGATCGACTTCAACCACAACCCGGCGTCGTCGAACTTCGACGGCACGCTGACCAAGGTGTCGGGTCGTCTGGTGAAGGTGAACTCGTGGTACGACAACGAGTGGGGCTTCTCGAACCGCATGCTCGACACGACCGTCGCGCTGATGTCGGCCAAGTAA